In Aspergillus nidulans FGSC A4 chromosome IV, a single window of DNA contains:
- a CDS encoding uncharacterized protein (transcript_id=CADANIAT00000051) has protein sequence MKIFALLTLAATALAQNAGLNLPGGTNLTAGSDIIVQVTRVNSLTGSTELAVAIGLQTCPKGNCIPADEMLGTAQLYHGDFNPQFHEDYPSPYENFTVTIPASTPKGKAVVAVAHAALVGASNEPLFEVLNSTVTIA, from the exons ATGAAGATCTTCGCCCTCCTCACTCTTGCTGCCACAGCCCTTGCGCAGAATGCCGGCTTGAACCTCCCTGGGGGTACCAATCTGACAGCCGGCAGCGACATTATTGTCCAAGTCACTCGGGTT AACTCCCTTACGGGATCTACCGAGCTCGCGGTCGCAATCGGCCTGCAGACCTGCCCCAAGGGCAACTGCATCCCTGCCGACGAGATGCTCGGTACTGCTCAACTCTACCATGGTGATTTTAACCCGCAGTTCCACGAGGACTATCCCTCGCCGTACGAGAACTTCACGGTGACGATCCCCGCGTCTACTCCAAAGGGAAAGGCGGTCGTTGCCGTTGCGCACGCGGCTCTGGTTGGG GCGTCGAATGAACCGCTCTTTGAGGTTCTGAACTCGACTGTCACCATTGCTTGA
- a CDS encoding uncharacterized protein (transcript_id=CADANIAT00000050) has protein sequence MARRQKVVCSSCRHRKTKCDGASPSCSACVASASPCQYEKAPSLAYVRSLQARIRELEAKVKDSDSSPSAVVLSSVFNGHDGDSISFHAEGNLSYHNQTSAIHEGPPYTSRQLPQAAPQSPASRATQQSTDSIRHSLVANAVAQKNLELLNASAISPQADVPPEVTAILLQLHWCWLHPSFLFVYRPAFTRDMLQSAHHGQKPKYWSATLFKVLCAHSCRFIRAPEAFWSPEDYTESFSQFSNRLMSEAKALLALETLNPPSVPTIQALLQQSARDIACGRSSAAWLYSGMAFRMAIDLGLHVSPDDLQRHSTSLSAEDVEIRKRLFWSLYAWDKHISLYLGRMPNFTMGAENVSLEFLDDFTEEDLWEPYYGPEPASAERRSYPPTPGHIVSCFTQLCKLCILISRVMLDLYSPQPTSHPSSSLDARAAAFVTINRDLHEWYKALPSFLQIPSDKIPEISPPPHITSLNLMYHTTLILLHRPYVVSGHARDSDAARKSWKVCRSSTTTIYHLLQMYTKTFGFQHITYMNSYCTYTAATTAVYQLETSDGEPRVSDQVVWTELKFLLDILQRTSTTMPGLNRSIDIIRSRIKKILDRQVTKQLDSLFPGSNAPAGGQRYASPGPFRTQTVVGGEDLTTDHALDPTFPHPSSSFSPRRDLLTEDWRILDDWLPAFPGQDVSFGSEVVLDMPENLSPRTRSALMGSNLYPHMQLNFSMPDDPTFDYTPFSGTSSGPRPCDHHSL, from the coding sequence ATGGCCCGTCGTCAAAAAGTGGTCTGCTCATCTTGTCGCCATCGCAAGACGAAATGCGATGGGGCCTCCCCCAGCTGCTCGGCTTGTGTAGCCAGTGCCTCTCCTTGTCAGTATGAAAAAGCGCCATCACTAGCATACGTCCGTTCTTTACAGGCGCGTATTCGCGAACTGGAAGCCAAAGTGAAAGACTCAgattcttctccttctgctgTCGTGCTGAGCTCAGTATTCAATGGACACGACGGAGACTCTATATCTTTCCACGCAGAGGGAAATTTGAGCTACCACAACCAAACATCTGCTATTCATGAAGGTCCACCGTATACATCTCGTCAGCTGCCGCAGGCTGCGCCCCAatcaccagcatccagagCAACCCAGCAATCTACTGATAGTATCAGACATAGCCTTGTTGCCAATGCTGTGGCTCAGAAAAACCTCGAGCTCCTGAACGCCAGCGCAATATCGCCGCAGGCTGACGTACCCCCGGAAGTGACTGCCATACTGCTCCAATTACATTGGTGCTGGCTTCATCCAAGCTTCCTGTTTGTGTACCGACCGGCGTTTACGAGGGATATGCTCCAATCCGCTCATCATGGGCAGAAACCCAAGTACTGGTCTGCGACTCTCTTCAAGGTCCTGTGCGCTCACAGCTGTCGATTCATCCGGGCCCCGGAGGCATTTTGGAGCCCAGAAGACTACACAGAGTCGTTTTCCCAGTTCAGTAACCGCCTCATGTCAGAGGCCAAGGCGCTACTCGCCCTGGAGACCCTCAATCCCCCTTCAGTCCCCACCATCCAAGCGTTGTTGCAACAGTCTGCGCGGGATATAGCCTGCGGgcgttcttcagcagcatggCTCTACTCTGGCATGGCGTTTCGCATGGCCATTGATCTAGGACTGCACGTTTCCCCCGACGATCTACAACGCCACTCGACCTCGCTGTCGGCGGAAGATGTCGAGATTCGAAAACGTTTGTTCTGGAGCCTATATGCCTGGGACAAACACATCAGCCTGTACCTGGGCAGAATGCCCAATTTCACCATGGGTGCCGAAAACGTTTCGCTTGAGTTCCTTGATGACTTTACCGAAGAGGACCTGTGGGAGCCATATTACGGGCCTGAACCGGCGTCTGCCGAACGCCGATCTTATCCCCCAACCCCAGGGCATATCGTTTCTTGCTTCACGCAACTATGCAAACTGTGCATCCTCATATCGCGGGTGATGTTGGACCTCTACAGTCCGCAACCAACCAGCCACCCAAGCTCATCATTAGACGCCCGGGCGGCGGCATTCGTGACGATCAATCGGGACCTTCATGAATGGTACAAAGCCCTACCATCTTTTCTACAGATACCCTCCGACAAAATCCCGGAGATCAGTCCCCCGCCGCACATCACATCTCTCAATCTAATGTATCATACTACGctgattcttcttcatcgtcccTATGTCGTTAGCGGACATGCGCGCGACTCCGACGCGGCACGAAAGAGTTGGAAAGTTTGTCGCTCCTCAACAACTACTATCTACCATCTGCTTCAAATGTATACGAAAACTTTCGGATTCCAACACATCACATATATGAACAGTTATTGTACATACACGGCGGCGACAACGGCAGTGTATCAGCTGGAAACTTCAGATGGAGAACCTCGCGTTTCCGATCAAGTCGTGTGGACGGAGCTTAAATTCTTGCTGGATATTCTTCAACGCACGTCTACTACCATGCCGGGTCTAAATCGGAGCATTGACATCATTCGGTCCCGAATAAAGAAAATTCTGGACCGACAAGTGACCAAGCAACTTGATTCACTCTTTCCAGGCAGCAATGCGCCGGCGGGTGGCCAACGCTACGCTTCACCCGGGCCGTTCAGAACACAAACTGTTGTAGGTGGCGAAGACCTGACGACGGATCATGCGCTAGACCCTACATTCCCACAtccatcttccagcttctcaccgCGACGGGACCTTCTGACTGAAGACTGGCGGATCCTGGACGATTGGCTTCCAGCATTTCCCGGACAAGATGTCTCTTTTGGGTCTGAAGTCGTACTGGATATGCCCGAGAACCTGAGTCCAAGGACGCGATCTGCACTCATGGGCTCGAATTTGTATCCTCACATGCAGCTTAATTTCTCGATGCCCGATGATCCAACTTTTGACTACACTCCTTTCTCAGGGACATCATCCGGTCCTCGGCCTTGTGATCATCACAGCCTTTGA